A single window of Xylocopilactobacillus apicola DNA harbors:
- a CDS encoding bacterial Ig-like domain-containing protein produces the protein MNFIRNNGKVKNIWLLAAMFTGVGLGANSVNADVKPAFSSDAGLIKPSISTKGNDINPRVSMPLGISGENVQKYFNIYGYQNGNSATWESDGTLTLTPDATSVKDNKNLTGTAYLGFAVNANSRFSLSATVNLGNKTAGDNGGEGIGFVFYPDYDNMNPSKPGNNPGTNEPGINYPGNSVSDPSSPGGWDPNKVVIPSGSYPIGRQQMGAGGPSLGVLADKNGPGYAYGFKLDTRYTEAGTYEKTNSSDPNYPQNSKLTYGADPAKFNSSDGKQSFGGYFYTKPAFGPDGQTTELRTLSSKADDFPIYSRKPSTKISEPNNNQLTRIKLDYNMGTLSVTYSDLNGSIIGMWETDIYNMDSYQNSAAKSDFLKFAITGSTSNSSNLQQIKFESLNYSAGGVITAKFVDDDTQQDIMPPILSNAQEARTVPLIGATQRVSEIEHQGNYYLTKVANTTYGAVTLGDGNYDTIYGIGSDDTVTYSFKRNEAKLVAKNVSIEQGDSWAPKDNFVSASDHEGNTVNFDKVTNTNNVDVNKPGTYQVTYSYTPKRLGPISNVATFSSAGPKNLRTVTATGKVIVAPAKVIKLNYVDQDGQTIADSYLSGIPNIMKKGEHQGKKGTQFTLNPVSKLSDGYEFVQAEKAGDTSHTPLTSNTLTFGDDAQEINLVYKSIATIKFVNDDDQGANLHDPLTQDSGNKDQVVELKDTKTIVDGIEGKDRYLGKIESGVTVTSAKDTNDKITSDGQPQVITYHFKNNQAKLTGKDITIAKGSTWDPASTLDKGIDYDGTEFNYSERTVNYTGTVDTSTVGEYTVTYKYTPKRPIPGANDSKELPEVTTTANVTVVDKQPITLEYVDQDGNKIDTKYLAGLSQDMASGDHVGSYGSEFKLEPSKTLTKDGNVSYKFVKAEKDETEILSGDYQKPYQLTFNETAQTIKLVYKNVLTIKFVDEEGNKLNDPLSQDGVPSGQAVELDNTQSIIGRIELTGKYYLDKAESDSGAKVTFAEDSKDKIQSNGKPQIITYQFKKSQAALKGKDVTIQKGESWTPAASFDKGTDYNGSNLTVDKVTCTGTVDASKDGEYTVTYEYTPKRPIPGTSAFKDLPKVTATAKVIVTPKEAITIRYVDQAGNVIDSKYLDGISPEMASGAHFGPYQSTFTLNPQANLTFDKDVYYQFVQAEKTGDSTHTKLPSNTLTFGNAAQSIDLVYKKAKSTITIHFIDAGKGKELAKDVKTEEIGSTPLDLSETSSYIKSKIPDGYVYAKDSEIAGNGLKQTPEVKFLAKAQDVNVYLLGKPVRFKILHRIYMNPSKDVKGLRDLDMEVRTGYQYDFSLNNKDHAAPRGYTLIPGQESKTNGTVERDTVVILYYSRIR, from the coding sequence ATGAATTTTATCCGCAATAATGGCAAAGTCAAAAATATTTGGCTTTTGGCCGCAATGTTTACAGGAGTTGGATTAGGTGCCAATTCCGTAAACGCCGATGTAAAACCAGCATTTTCAAGTGATGCAGGATTGATCAAACCCTCCATTTCCACTAAAGGAAATGATATTAACCCAAGAGTTTCGATGCCACTAGGTATTTCTGGTGAAAATGTGCAAAAGTATTTTAATATTTATGGTTATCAAAATGGCAATTCAGCAACTTGGGAATCGGATGGTACATTAACTTTAACACCTGATGCAACATCTGTTAAAGACAACAAAAATTTAACAGGAACGGCGTATTTAGGCTTTGCAGTTAACGCTAATTCGAGGTTTTCTCTTAGTGCCACTGTTAATTTAGGGAACAAAACTGCTGGTGATAACGGCGGCGAAGGAATTGGGTTTGTCTTTTACCCTGATTACGACAACATGAACCCTAGTAAACCAGGGAATAATCCTGGCACTAATGAGCCGGGAATTAATTATCCGGGAAATTCAGTTTCTGATCCTAGTTCACCTGGTGGTTGGGACCCTAACAAAGTTGTTATTCCTAGCGGAAGCTATCCAATTGGACGTCAGCAGATGGGGGCTGGGGGTCCAAGTTTAGGGGTATTAGCTGACAAAAATGGTCCTGGCTACGCATATGGATTTAAACTTGATACCCGCTACACTGAAGCCGGTACTTATGAAAAAACCAATTCCAGTGATCCTAACTATCCACAGAATAGTAAACTCACTTATGGTGCGGATCCTGCTAAATTTAATAGTAGTGATGGAAAACAATCTTTCGGGGGATATTTCTATACTAAGCCAGCCTTTGGCCCTGATGGACAAACAACAGAACTTCGTACCCTGTCATCTAAAGCTGATGATTTTCCTATTTACTCTCGTAAGCCTTCTACAAAGATTTCTGAACCAAATAACAACCAACTTACACGGATCAAGCTTGATTATAATATGGGTACGTTGTCTGTTACTTACTCAGATTTAAACGGCTCTATTATTGGCATGTGGGAAACAGATATCTATAATATGGATTCATATCAGAATTCTGCTGCAAAATCGGATTTTCTAAAATTTGCTATTACGGGTTCCACCAGTAATTCCAGTAACCTACAACAAATCAAATTTGAGTCATTAAACTATAGTGCTGGGGGCGTGATTACAGCTAAATTTGTCGACGATGACACACAACAAGACATAATGCCCCCAATTTTAAGTAACGCTCAAGAAGCTAGAACAGTTCCATTAATTGGTGCTACACAAAGGGTATCTGAAATTGAACATCAGGGAAATTACTATCTAACAAAAGTAGCTAACACCACTTACGGTGCTGTGACCCTGGGGGATGGAAATTATGACACGATCTACGGAATTGGCAGCGATGATACAGTTACGTATTCTTTTAAAAGGAACGAAGCAAAATTAGTTGCTAAAAATGTTTCAATTGAACAAGGTGATTCATGGGCACCAAAAGATAATTTTGTAAGTGCCTCTGATCATGAAGGCAATACCGTTAATTTTGATAAAGTAACTAATACTAACAATGTCGATGTTAATAAGCCAGGAACGTATCAAGTAACTTATTCGTACACTCCAAAACGTCTTGGACCGATTTCAAATGTAGCAACGTTTTCAAGTGCGGGACCTAAAAATTTGCGCACAGTAACAGCTACAGGGAAAGTAATTGTTGCACCTGCTAAAGTAATTAAATTAAATTATGTGGATCAAGATGGTCAAACAATTGCTGATTCATATTTAAGTGGGATCCCGAATATAATGAAGAAAGGTGAACACCAAGGGAAGAAGGGGACTCAATTTACCCTGAATCCAGTTAGTAAACTTTCCGACGGTTACGAATTCGTTCAAGCAGAAAAGGCAGGCGATACAAGCCATACTCCATTAACAAGCAACACCTTAACGTTTGGAGATGACGCCCAAGAGATCAACTTAGTCTACAAGAGTATCGCAACCATTAAGTTTGTCAATGACGACGACCAAGGTGCAAACCTTCATGATCCACTTACTCAAGATAGTGGTAACAAAGATCAAGTCGTTGAGTTAAAAGATACCAAGACTATCGTTGATGGAATCGAAGGCAAAGATCGATATCTTGGTAAAATTGAAAGTGGCGTGACTGTTACTTCTGCTAAAGATACAAACGATAAGATTACCTCAGACGGTCAGCCGCAAGTAATCACTTATCACTTCAAGAACAACCAAGCTAAACTAACAGGCAAAGACATTACAATCGCTAAAGGCAGCACTTGGGATCCCGCATCAACACTTGATAAAGGAATTGATTACGATGGAACTGAATTTAACTACAGTGAAAGAACTGTTAACTATACTGGAACAGTTGATACCAGTACAGTTGGAGAATACACCGTAACTTACAAGTACACACCAAAACGCCCAATTCCAGGCGCAAATGACTCCAAGGAATTACCGGAAGTTACTACAACGGCAAATGTTACGGTTGTTGACAAGCAGCCAATTACACTTGAGTACGTGGATCAAGATGGCAATAAAATTGATACTAAATACTTAGCCGGTCTATCGCAAGATATGGCAAGCGGTGATCATGTTGGTAGCTATGGTTCCGAATTTAAACTTGAACCTAGTAAAACTTTGACCAAGGACGGAAACGTTAGCTATAAATTCGTTAAAGCGGAAAAAGATGAAACCGAAATTTTATCAGGGGATTATCAAAAGCCTTATCAGTTAACATTCAATGAAACTGCTCAAACAATTAAGCTAGTTTACAAGAACGTCTTGACCATCAAATTTGTTGATGAAGAGGGCAATAAGCTTAATGATCCACTCAGTCAAGATGGTGTTCCAAGCGGTCAGGCAGTCGAGTTAGACAACACTCAATCAATTATCGGTAGAATCGAATTGACAGGCAAATACTACTTAGACAAGGCTGAAAGCGATAGCGGAGCTAAAGTAACTTTTGCTGAAGATTCAAAAGATAAGATCCAATCAAACGGTAAGCCGCAGATAATCACTTATCAATTCAAGAAGAGCCAAGCTGCATTGAAGGGTAAAGACGTGACAATTCAAAAAGGTGAATCTTGGACACCTGCAGCTTCATTTGATAAAGGAACTGATTATAATGGCTCTAACCTAACGGTTGATAAAGTTACCTGCACAGGTACAGTAGATGCCAGTAAGGATGGAGAATATACAGTAACCTATGAATATACGCCAAAACGTCCAATTCCAGGCACAAGCGCATTTAAAGATTTGCCTAAGGTTACAGCAACGGCAAAGGTAATTGTCACTCCTAAAGAAGCTATTACAATAAGATACGTTGACCAAGCAGGAAATGTAATTGATTCTAAGTATCTGGATGGAATTTCACCAGAAATGGCAAGTGGAGCTCATTTTGGTCCATATCAATCAACATTTACCCTGAATCCACAAGCTAATCTTACCTTCGACAAAGATGTTTATTATCAATTTGTCCAAGCTGAGAAGACAGGGGATTCAACGCATACCAAATTACCAAGTAATACGCTAACCTTTGGTAATGCTGCTCAAAGTATCGATCTGGTCTATAAGAAGGCTAAGAGCACTATTACAATCCACTTTATAGACGCAGGTAAGGGCAAAGAACTTGCTAAGGATGTTAAAACGGAAGAAATTGGCAGTACACCTTTAGATTTAAGTGAAACCAGCAGCTATATTAAAAGTAAAATTCCTGATGGATACGTTTATGCGAAAGATAGTGAAATAGCAGGCAATGGATTAAAACAAACACCTGAGGTTAAATTCCTTGCTAAGGCCCAGGATGTCAATGTTTATCTTTTAGGAAAACCAGTTAGATTCAAGATTCTACATCGTATTTATATGAACCCATCAAAAGACGTTAAGGGTCTGCGAGATTTGGATATGGAGGTACGTACAGGTTATCAGTATGACTTTAGTTTAAATAATAAGGATCACGCAGCACCTAGAGGCTATACGTTAATACCTGGTCAAGAAAGCAAGACAAATGGAACAGTTGAACGTGATACAGTAGTTATTTTATATTACTCAAGAATTCGTTAA
- a CDS encoding bacterial Ig-like domain-containing protein, translating to MNSIRKKGRARKLWLMAGILLGLGVSATSVNAEPKESVPVLPSNNQGFTQPRLQSLNDPINDQDSINYYLEVAPKDIWRYFNIYDFGKQNSARWEDNGDLTLTPETTSDKDNKNLTGTANLGFSLLANSTFEIYGEVNLGSKSAGANGGEGLGFVFYSEYDPHNNYPGDNWPAGNNFYPGNGDYPDYNKSNRAPEGSYPANLFPNGYHPYDLSDGINGKQPGVNYKPNPKQPYDPVDPNDPSNPSNPSYPGIPGYPGTSPVYPGYEYASFDPGYSDTPGYTVDPNYQWWINSSSSNLPKGSYKTGYQPIGASGPGLGITGISSDGYSSQEFFGFKLDTRYSEAGTYERQGTPSYPEMKLNYDADPAKYNTLDGNQAFGAFIHSKSGYRTSTLHTVSSRYTNSDSAKISEPEGNNFQPIRIRYELGRLTVEYYRYTNAEHTNCQLVYTWSEDFRDHYEDQNNYFFLRYPFLRFAITGATSEASNAQQFRFKGMRYEVSPSVTARYVDEKENELYRNDVTRSFGKGNYVELYRTDSITSYIEGWKNEKGSGRYYLSKVTSDDSNCPVIFGERSNPDKIIGNGKNQTVTYRFKQNKSDIITKNISIEQGGSWEPGDSFDKGFDYDGSNLSLSRISQTNNVNVNKPGIYEVTYEYTPFRPTPENGFDTPNLNNGLNHNLIQNQQIGTFSSTRGPHALPKVSATATVKVSGPVQLNYVDQDGNDIEDPYLTGIPDEMKKGAHKGLIDERFTLNAPSITGYEFVQAEKKGDASHTKLPSNDLVFDYTVQEINLVYKSIWNIKFVNDDDNGTQLNDPITMDGAKNGETVELSKASDVVDKIEGYGEYYFAGADSDNGATLTFANDQKDKITSNGKPQMITYHFKKNQAEIKTWSDLMFNFGEWWEPRLSFKKGIDYDGTEFDYQDRKIKTFLNGSEIINGLVVTIDCTAFFYYTPKRPIPGTNDFKELPEVISQYANIRVRHVSQSITLHYVDQDNAEIDNDYLTGIGPDMSKGAHNGWYDSSFMLNPAKMLTKDDNVGYKLIAVKRGDKELKESDYKLTYGDYPQDITLVYQSVWNINFVNDDDNGTQLNDPITMDGAKNGETVELSKAVDIVAKIEKQGKCYLTGAKSDNGTPVRFFSGQKDKITLDGKPHTITYHFKNNQAKLTGKNISIAVGDSWKPEDSFDKGIDYDGTEFNFNERNVTYTGNVDPSKAGSYEVTYKYTPKRPVPTTSDVPQMPVDLPEVTVMVTVTVHAKKAITLHYVDQDGKDIDSSYLTGVPEAMKNGDHFGAYGSTFTINAPEKLGDSYKFVQAEKTGDARHAPLTNNTLTFGDDAQEINLVYQNVLKIQFINDDDGNPLHDALSLDGAKNGEIVSIADAKQIIDGIEENGKYLVKADSDSQTPVVFETNGNSTIKSNGKPQTITYHFKNNQASLKAKDLALSEGASWSPAASFDKGLDYNGTEFNFSDRTVNYTGTIDTSKAGTYTVTYKYTPKRPIPGTNDFKELSEVTTTVTVTVYPRRAITLNYIDQDGNKINDSYLNGLPQGMESGDHFGAYHGTFTLNPSKTLVKDGNTSYKLTKVEKGSSILTENDYTLTFGDDVQEINLVYKSIATIKFVNDDDQGANLHDPLTQDSGNKDQVVELKDTKTIVDGIEGKDRYLGKIESGVTVTSAKDTNDKITSDGQPQVITYHFKNNQAKLTGKDITIAKGSTWDPASTLDKGTDYDGTEFNYSERTVNYTGTVDTSTVGEYTVTYKYTPKRPIPGANDSKELPEVTTTANVTVVDKQPITLEYVDQDGNKIDTKYLAGLSQDMASGAHFGPYQSTFTLNPQANLTFDKDVYYQFVQAEKTGDSTHTKLPSNTLTFGNAAQSIDLVYKKAKSTITIHFIDAGKGKELAKDVKTEEIGSTPLDLSETSSYIKSKIPDGYVYAKDSEIAGNGLKQTPEVKFLAKAQDVNVYLLGKPVRFKILHRIYMNPSKDVKGLRDLDMEVRTGYQYDFSLNNKDHAAPRGYTLIPGQESKTNGTVERDTVVILYYSRIR from the coding sequence ATGAATTCAATTCGTAAAAAAGGTCGAGCCAGGAAATTATGGCTCATGGCCGGAATATTACTAGGGCTGGGAGTAAGCGCTACATCAGTAAATGCTGAACCTAAAGAATCGGTACCAGTACTGCCAAGCAATAATCAGGGATTTACACAACCGAGATTACAATCCTTAAATGATCCAATAAACGATCAAGATTCAATAAATTATTATCTTGAAGTGGCTCCTAAGGATATTTGGCGCTATTTCAACATTTATGATTTTGGTAAGCAAAACTCCGCGCGCTGGGAGGATAATGGAGATCTAACGTTAACTCCTGAGACAACATCCGATAAAGATAACAAAAACTTAACTGGGACGGCTAATTTAGGCTTCTCTTTGCTTGCTAATAGCACGTTCGAAATTTACGGTGAGGTTAATTTAGGGAGCAAATCTGCCGGAGCTAACGGTGGAGAAGGTCTGGGATTCGTATTTTATTCGGAATATGACCCACATAACAATTATCCCGGAGACAATTGGCCAGCAGGAAATAACTTTTACCCTGGTAATGGTGATTACCCTGACTATAATAAGAGTAATAGAGCTCCTGAAGGAAGTTACCCAGCTAATCTGTTTCCAAACGGGTACCATCCTTATGACTTAAGTGATGGGATCAATGGAAAGCAGCCAGGTGTAAACTATAAACCCAATCCAAAACAGCCATACGACCCTGTCGACCCGAACGATCCGAGTAATCCGAGCAATCCATCTTACCCTGGTATTCCCGGCTATCCGGGAACAAGTCCAGTTTACCCAGGTTACGAGTACGCTAGCTTTGATCCCGGCTATTCTGATACTCCTGGTTACACTGTTGATCCTAACTATCAATGGTGGATAAATTCTAGCTCCAGCAATCTGCCTAAAGGAAGTTACAAGACCGGGTATCAACCAATCGGTGCAAGCGGACCAGGGTTAGGAATAACTGGGATCAGCTCTGATGGTTATAGTAGCCAAGAGTTTTTCGGATTTAAGCTTGATACTCGTTATAGTGAGGCTGGAACTTATGAGAGACAAGGCACTCCATCTTATCCCGAAATGAAATTAAATTACGATGCAGATCCAGCTAAATATAACACTCTCGATGGGAACCAAGCATTTGGAGCCTTCATTCATAGTAAAAGTGGATATCGCACTTCTACTCTTCATACTGTTAGTTCAAGATATACAAATTCTGACTCTGCCAAAATCTCCGAACCTGAAGGGAACAATTTTCAGCCGATTCGAATTAGATATGAATTGGGTCGCTTAACTGTAGAATATTACCGTTATACAAATGCAGAGCACACAAACTGCCAGTTGGTTTATACGTGGTCAGAAGATTTCAGGGATCATTACGAAGATCAGAATAATTATTTCTTCCTCAGATATCCTTTTTTGAGATTTGCAATCACCGGTGCAACTAGCGAAGCTAGTAACGCTCAACAGTTTAGATTCAAAGGGATGCGTTATGAAGTTTCTCCTTCCGTAACTGCAAGATATGTTGATGAAAAAGAAAATGAGCTTTATCGAAATGATGTTACAAGAAGTTTTGGTAAAGGGAACTATGTTGAATTATATCGCACTGATTCAATAACTTCTTATATTGAAGGTTGGAAGAATGAAAAAGGATCTGGTCGATATTACTTATCAAAAGTAACAAGCGATGATAGTAATTGTCCCGTTATTTTTGGTGAAAGGTCCAATCCTGATAAGATTATAGGTAACGGAAAGAACCAGACAGTTACGTATCGCTTTAAACAAAATAAATCTGACATAATTACGAAAAATATTTCAATTGAGCAAGGAGGTAGCTGGGAACCTGGAGACAGTTTCGATAAAGGATTCGACTATGATGGATCCAACTTATCTCTTTCTAGAATTAGTCAAACTAATAATGTTAACGTTAATAAACCTGGAATTTACGAAGTAACTTATGAATACACTCCGTTTCGTCCGACACCAGAAAACGGATTTGATACGCCAAATCTCAATAATGGCTTAAATCATAATCTGATTCAAAACCAACAAATTGGGACATTCTCGTCTACAAGGGGGCCTCATGCGTTACCTAAAGTTAGCGCTACAGCAACTGTAAAAGTTAGTGGTCCAGTCCAATTAAACTACGTGGATCAAGACGGTAACGACATTGAGGATCCGTATTTAACTGGTATCCCGGATGAGATGAAGAAAGGCGCCCACAAAGGTTTAATAGACGAGCGATTCACGTTAAATGCACCTTCAATTACTGGTTATGAGTTTGTTCAAGCTGAGAAGAAAGGCGATGCAAGCCATACCAAATTACCAAGCAATGATTTAGTTTTTGATTACACCGTCCAAGAGATTAACCTAGTTTACAAGAGTATCTGGAACATTAAATTTGTCAACGACGATGACAACGGCACTCAACTGAATGACCCAATTACGATGGATGGGGCCAAAAATGGTGAGACCGTTGAGTTATCAAAGGCTAGTGATGTAGTTGATAAGATTGAAGGATATGGCGAATATTACTTTGCCGGCGCCGATAGCGATAATGGCGCAACTTTAACTTTCGCTAACGATCAAAAAGACAAGATCACATCGAACGGCAAACCGCAAATGATTACTTATCATTTTAAGAAGAATCAAGCGGAGATAAAAACCTGGTCTGATCTAATGTTTAATTTTGGAGAATGGTGGGAGCCGAGGCTTTCATTTAAGAAAGGGATTGATTACGATGGGACCGAATTTGATTACCAAGATCGCAAGATTAAAACCTTTCTTAATGGTTCCGAGATAATAAATGGATTAGTAGTGACTATTGATTGTACTGCATTTTTCTACTATACTCCAAAACGCCCGATTCCAGGGACAAATGACTTCAAAGAATTGCCTGAAGTTATTAGTCAATATGCAAATATCCGTGTACGTCATGTTTCACAATCGATCACCTTACATTATGTTGATCAAGATAACGCCGAGATTGATAATGATTATCTGACGGGAATTGGGCCAGATATGAGTAAGGGTGCTCATAATGGTTGGTATGATTCATCATTCATGCTAAATCCCGCAAAGATGCTGACCAAGGATGACAATGTTGGCTATAAACTTATTGCAGTCAAAAGAGGAGACAAAGAACTTAAGGAATCAGATTATAAGTTAACCTACGGGGATTATCCCCAAGATATAACGCTGGTTTACCAGAGCGTTTGGAACATCAATTTTGTCAACGACGATGACAATGGCACTCAACTGAATGACCCAATTACGATGGATGGGGCCAAAAATGGTGAGACTGTTGAGTTATCAAAGGCCGTTGATATTGTTGCTAAGATCGAAAAACAAGGCAAATGTTATTTAACTGGTGCTAAAAGTGATAATGGGACACCAGTAAGATTTTTTAGCGGCCAAAAAGATAAGATTACATTAGATGGCAAACCCCATACGATTACTTATCACTTTAAGAACAATCAAGCTAAATTAACTGGTAAGAACATCTCAATTGCCGTTGGTGACTCATGGAAGCCAGAAGATTCCTTTGATAAAGGGATAGATTACGATGGAACTGAATTCAACTTTAATGAGAGAAATGTTACCTATACTGGCAATGTCGATCCGAGTAAAGCTGGTAGTTACGAAGTAACATACAAGTATACGCCAAAACGCCCAGTTCCAACTACAAGTGACGTCCCGCAAATGCCAGTGGACTTGCCAGAAGTTACAGTAATGGTGACGGTAACAGTTCATGCGAAAAAGGCGATCACGCTACATTACGTTGACCAAGATGGTAAAGACATTGATAGCTCATACTTAACTGGTGTACCAGAAGCCATGAAAAATGGTGATCACTTTGGAGCTTATGGTTCAACATTTACCATCAATGCACCTGAGAAGTTAGGTGACAGTTACAAATTTGTTCAAGCGGAGAAGACCGGCGATGCAAGACATGCGCCGTTAACAAACAATACCTTAACCTTTGGTGATGATGCGCAAGAGATCAACCTGGTTTACCAGAATGTTTTAAAGATTCAATTTATTAATGACGATGACGGCAATCCGCTTCACGATGCACTGAGTCTTGACGGTGCTAAGAATGGTGAAATAGTTTCGATAGCTGATGCAAAACAAATTATCGACGGAATTGAAGAGAATGGTAAGTATCTCGTTAAAGCCGATAGTGATAGTCAGACGCCAGTTGTTTTTGAGACCAACGGCAACTCGACAATCAAGTCAAATGGGAAACCGCAGACAATCACGTATCACTTCAAGAATAATCAGGCATCCTTAAAGGCGAAAGATCTTGCACTTTCAGAAGGTGCTTCCTGGAGTCCAGCAGCTTCGTTTGATAAAGGGCTTGATTACAATGGAACTGAATTTAATTTTAGCGATCGAACCGTTAACTATACTGGGACAATTGATACCAGTAAGGCTGGAACCTACACCGTAACTTACAAGTACACACCAAAACGACCAATTCCTGGCACAAATGACTTTAAGGAATTGTCGGAAGTTACAACAACGGTAACGGTTACAGTTTATCCAAGAAGAGCTATCACGTTAAATTACATTGACCAAGACGGCAACAAGATTAATGATTCATATTTAAATGGGTTGCCACAAGGCATGGAGAGCGGTGATCATTTCGGAGCTTATCACGGAACCTTTACGCTTAATCCTTCGAAGACGTTAGTTAAAGATGGGAACACGAGCTATAAATTGACCAAAGTTGAAAAGGGCAGCTCTATCCTAACTGAAAATGACTATACCTTAACGTTTGGAGATGACGTCCAAGAGATCAACTTAGTCTACAAGAGTATCGCAACCATTAAGTTTGTCAATGACGACGACCAAGGTGCAAACCTTCATGATCCACTTACTCAAGATAGTGGTAACAAAGATCAAGTCGTTGAGTTAAAAGATACTAAAACTATCGTCGATGGAATCGAAGGCAAAGATCGATATCTTGGTAAAATTGAAAGTGGCGTGACTGTTACTTCTGCTAAAGATACAAACGATAAGATTACCTCAGACGGTCAGCCGCAAGTAATCACTTATCACTTCAAGAACAACCAAGCTAAACTAACAGGCAAAGACATTACAATCGCTAAAGGCAGCACTTGGGATCCCGCATCAACACTTGATAAAGGAACTGATTACGATGGAACTGAATTTAACTACAGTGAAAGAACTGTTAACTATACTGGAACAGTTGATACCAGTACAGTTGGAGAATACACCGTAACTTACAAGTACACACCAAAACGCCCAATTCCAGGCGCAAATGACTCCAAGGAATTACCGGAAGTTACTACAACGGCAAATGTTACGGTTGTTGACAAGCAGCCAATTACACTTGAGTACGTGGATCAAGATGGCAATAAAATTGATACTAAATACTTAGCCGGTCTATCGCAAGATATGGCAAGTGGAGCTCATTTTGGTCCATATCAATCAACATTTACCCTGAATCCACAAGCTAATCTTACCTTCGACAAAGATGTTTATTATCAATTTGTCCAAGCTGAGAAGACAGGGGATTCAACGCATACCAAATTACCAAGTAATACGCTAACCTTTGGTAATGCTGCTCAAAGTATCGATCTGGTCTATAAGAAGGCTAAGAGCACTATTACAATCCACTTTATAGACGCAGGTAAGGGCAAAGAACTTGCTAAGGATGTTAAAACGGAAGAAATTGGCAGTACACCTTTAGATTTAAGTGAAACCAGCAGCTATATTAAAAGTAAAATTCCTGATGGATACGTTTATGCGAAAGATAGTGAAATAGCAGGCAATGGATTAAAACAAACACCTGAGGTTAAATTCCTTGCTAAGGCCCAGGATGTCAATGTTTATCTTTTAGGAAAACCAGTTAGATTCAAGATTCTACATCGTATTTATATGAACCCATCAAAAGACGTTAAGGGTCTGCGAGATTTGGATATGGAGGTACGTACAGGTTATCAGTATGACTTTAGTTTAAATAATAAGGATCACGCAGCACCTAGAGGCTATACGTTAATACCTGGTCAAGAAAGCAAGACAAATGGAACAGTTGAACGTGATACAGTAGTTATTTTATATTACTCAAGAATTCGTTAA